A stretch of Myroides oncorhynchi DNA encodes these proteins:
- a CDS encoding DUF4190 domain-containing protein translates to MQNYNYPPQQPQQQTSVLGIISLVFAIIALIVSFIPCFGYFAIFIALIPIIASIIVLVQAKKTGEPKGLAIAGLAIGGVALLIGIFWGTLLGGIGSQIQKDLRENQDRYNINDTVEEPYYYEDDTDNQEVEIFTEETDTIQ, encoded by the coding sequence ATGCAAAATTATAATTACCCTCCACAGCAACCACAACAACAAACATCAGTATTAGGTATTATTTCATTAGTGTTTGCAATCATTGCTTTAATTGTTTCATTTATTCCTTGTTTTGGTTACTTTGCTATTTTTATCGCACTTATTCCAATCATTGCGTCAATTATTGTATTAGTTCAAGCTAAAAAAACAGGAGAGCCTAAAGGGTTAGCTATTGCAGGGTTAGCCATTGGAGGTGTTGCATTACTTATTGGTATATTTTGGGGTACTCTATTAGGGGGTATAGGAAGTCAAATCCAAAAAGACCTCAGAGAGAACCAAGATCGTTATAACATAAACGATACAGTAGAAGAACCTTATTATTATGAAGATGACACTGACAATCAAGAGGTAGAGATTTTCACAGAAGAAACCGATACTATTCAATAG
- the mnhG gene encoding monovalent cation/H(+) antiporter subunit G, whose translation MIDMFIMILSTVGAVFVLIASIGIVRMPDFYTRLSITIKAATLGIGCILTGAAIHFAEFSTTTKVLAIVFFLFITSPVAAFLIARSAYITGIKLWKRSVIDELQDKYDNRNNIPSSCSKEESKE comes from the coding sequence ATGATTGATATGTTTATTATGATATTAAGCACTGTAGGAGCAGTGTTTGTATTAATAGCTTCTATCGGAATAGTGAGGATGCCAGATTTTTATACAAGATTATCTATCACGATTAAAGCAGCTACATTGGGTATAGGCTGTATTTTAACGGGAGCTGCAATACACTTTGCAGAATTCTCTACGACAACTAAAGTATTGGCAATTGTGTTTTTCTTGTTTATCACTTCTCCTGTTGCGGCATTCTTGATTGCAAGAAGTGCGTATATAACAGGGATAAAGTTGTGGAAAAGGTCTGTAATAGATGAATTACAAGACAAATATGACAATAGAAATAATATTCCTTCTAGTTGTTCTAAGGAAGAAAGCAAGGAATAA
- a CDS encoding S46 family peptidase translates to MKKIILFLTAFILAIPTTVKADEGMWFLMFIERLNQRDMQKMGLKLTSEEIYSINNHSLKDAIVQFDGGCTAEIISNQGLVLTNHHCGYDKIANLSTPEDDILTNGFWAKDKATERQAKGLSVRFFVRMDDVSKRILSVVNDKMTELEREKAINQEIAKIQKENDGDGKYTVSVKSFFQGNEFYYFVYQDYTDVRLVGTPPNSIGKFGGDTDNWEWPRHTGDFSLFRVYTDKDGNPAEYSANNVPMVPKHHLPVSITGIQEGDFSMILGYPGRTNRWMPAQGVEQNIKYAYPAWVEGSKLGMDVMKKYMASNDAVRLNYASKYAGVANYWKNRQGMIDALTQHKTVATKTKAEVEFQKWASKKENVAKYGSVIGDINAWYKATNEKSRHDNYLMTMMRTSGLVSAPYRLAGGMEAYVAADEKKKAAMLPEFKEYINSIYDGKYEPLEREMLAKQLALYATKSTGYEIAPFVTQINAEYNGDFEKYVDEIFEKSVFADIESVNEFLANPKDVVISRDPMFKLSLAIMEYNRAKSDELAALEDKFQKAYRLFVDGVQKSNPTGKYYPDANSTLRLTYGTVKDLPRGTKVNDAKENWFTTLKGTIAKHKAGDEEFEAPQKLIDLYKAKDYGVYADKAGHMPVNFLTNHDITGGNSGSPVLNGKGELIGLAFDGNIEAMAGDVIYDPKLQRTINVDIRYVLFIIDKFADAKHIVDEMTIIK, encoded by the coding sequence ATGAAAAAAATAATTTTATTTTTAACTGCATTTATCTTAGCGATACCTACAACGGTAAAGGCTGATGAAGGAATGTGGTTCTTAATGTTCATAGAGCGCTTGAATCAGCGTGATATGCAAAAGATGGGACTTAAGTTAACGTCTGAAGAGATTTATAGTATTAATAATCATTCATTAAAAGATGCTATAGTTCAATTCGATGGTGGGTGTACTGCTGAGATTATTTCTAATCAAGGTTTAGTATTGACTAATCACCATTGTGGATATGATAAGATAGCTAATCTATCAACTCCAGAGGATGATATCTTGACAAATGGTTTTTGGGCAAAGGACAAAGCAACTGAGCGTCAGGCAAAAGGGTTGTCAGTTCGTTTCTTCGTTAGAATGGATGATGTTTCTAAACGTATCTTAAGTGTTGTTAATGATAAAATGACGGAGTTAGAAAGAGAGAAAGCGATTAACCAAGAAATAGCTAAGATTCAAAAAGAGAATGATGGAGATGGTAAATATACTGTGTCTGTGAAATCGTTCTTCCAAGGGAATGAGTTTTATTACTTCGTGTACCAAGATTATACAGATGTACGTTTAGTAGGTACTCCTCCTAATAGTATAGGTAAATTCGGAGGAGATACAGATAACTGGGAGTGGCCACGTCACACTGGAGATTTCTCTTTATTCCGTGTTTACACAGATAAGGATGGTAATCCAGCAGAATATTCTGCTAATAATGTACCAATGGTACCTAAACACCATTTGCCAGTATCTATCACAGGTATTCAAGAAGGTGACTTCTCTATGATCTTAGGTTATCCAGGAAGAACAAACAGATGGATGCCAGCTCAAGGTGTAGAGCAAAATATCAAATATGCTTATCCAGCTTGGGTAGAAGGTTCTAAACTGGGAATGGATGTAATGAAGAAATATATGGCTTCTAATGATGCTGTACGTCTTAATTATGCATCTAAATATGCTGGTGTAGCTAACTACTGGAAAAATCGTCAAGGTATGATAGATGCTTTAACGCAACACAAAACTGTAGCTACTAAAACGAAAGCAGAGGTAGAGTTCCAAAAATGGGCTTCTAAGAAAGAAAATGTTGCTAAGTATGGTAGTGTAATCGGTGATATCAATGCGTGGTACAAAGCTACTAATGAGAAATCAAGACATGATAATTACTTAATGACTATGATGCGTACTTCTGGATTAGTGTCTGCTCCTTACAGATTAGCTGGAGGGATGGAAGCTTATGTGGCGGCTGATGAGAAGAAGAAGGCTGCGATGTTACCAGAGTTTAAAGAATACATTAATAGTATTTATGATGGTAAATATGAACCTTTAGAAAGAGAAATGTTAGCGAAGCAATTAGCTTTATACGCTACAAAATCTACCGGGTATGAAATAGCTCCTTTTGTAACTCAAATCAATGCAGAATACAATGGTGATTTTGAGAAATATGTGGATGAGATTTTCGAGAAGAGTGTATTTGCTGATATCGAATCGGTTAATGAGTTCTTGGCTAATCCTAAAGATGTAGTTATTTCTCGCGATCCGATGTTCAAACTGTCTCTAGCTATTATGGAGTACAATAGAGCGAAATCTGATGAATTAGCTGCTTTAGAAGATAAATTCCAAAAAGCATATAGATTATTTGTTGATGGTGTTCAGAAAAGTAATCCAACAGGTAAATACTATCCAGATGCAAATTCTACATTGCGTTTAACATATGGTACAGTAAAAGACTTACCTAGAGGAACTAAAGTTAATGATGCTAAAGAGAATTGGTTTACTACCTTAAAAGGAACTATCGCTAAGCATAAAGCAGGTGATGAAGAGTTCGAGGCGCCTCAAAAGTTAATTGACTTATATAAAGCAAAAGACTATGGTGTGTATGCTGATAAAGCTGGACATATGCCAGTTAACTTCTTAACTAACCACGATATTACAGGAGGTAACTCAGGTTCTCCAGTATTAAATGGTAAAGGAGAGTTGATCGGTCTTGCATTTGATGGTAATATTGAGGCTATGGCTGGAGATGTTATCTATGACCCAAAATTACAACGTACTATAAACGTAGATATACGTTATGTATTATTCATCATAGACAAGTTCGCTGATGCTAAACATATCGTAGATGAGATGACGATTATTAAATAG
- a CDS encoding Na+/H+ antiporter subunit B translates to MKIKPKHDVRKLNSTILRTATNYLLPLLLLFSLFVLLRGHYLSGGGFVGGLIASIAFVLHSFAYTTRQTLRLFQIPPRQLIPIGLTLSFISGFLPVILGRSFMTGVWFADKVAVIGSVGTALFFDIGVYLVVIGVVLTILLTISEGE, encoded by the coding sequence ATGAAGATTAAACCAAAACACGACGTTAGAAAGTTAAATTCGACTATTCTTAGAACAGCGACGAATTACTTATTACCACTGTTATTATTGTTTTCTCTTTTTGTATTATTAAGAGGGCATTATTTATCTGGTGGTGGATTTGTAGGTGGGCTTATTGCTTCTATTGCATTTGTACTTCATTCTTTTGCTTATACGACAAGACAAACTTTAAGATTGTTTCAAATACCACCACGTCAGTTGATACCTATTGGGTTGACACTTTCTTTTATTAGTGGTTTTTTACCAGTGATATTGGGAAGGTCATTTATGACAGGAGTGTGGTTTGCTGATAAAGTGGCGGTGATTGGTTCTGTAGGGACTGCCTTGTTTTTTGATATTGGGGTTTATTTAGTAGTAATTGGAGTAGTATTGACAATATTGTTGACTATTTCAGAAGGTGAATAA
- a CDS encoding cation:proton antiporter, whose amino-acid sequence MTVEEYFIYVIMPILSLSLVLIFIRFLKGPTVADRVVALDLLITVGVGVIGVFSLIADDPVFLDVAMILALIAFLSTVAFSNYLIKRNRDD is encoded by the coding sequence ATGACAGTAGAAGAGTATTTTATATATGTGATAATGCCCATACTAAGTTTGTCTTTAGTCCTTATATTTATTCGTTTTCTGAAGGGACCTACTGTGGCAGATAGGGTAGTAGCATTAGATTTGTTGATTACAGTTGGTGTAGGTGTTATCGGAGTATTTAGTTTGATAGCTGATGATCCAGTGTTTCTAGATGTAGCAATGATTCTTGCACTGATAGCCTTTTTGAGTACGGTAGCTTTTTCTAATTATTTAATAAAAAGAAATAGAGATGATTGA
- a CDS encoding proton-conducting transporter membrane subunit: protein MISNFILAPIFTHMLTAIVLLFFWKNVQAQKTVSVIGNIIGFFVSWRLFALIWENGNITMQMGGWQAPFGITFVGDTLSATMVMLTAIVSLAVGVYSTAATNISRIRYGHFFIYHFLIMGLMGAFLTGDIFNLYVWFEVVIISSFVLLTLGGKKLQMEGAVKYVTMNMLASAIFLTAIGILYGITGSLNIADLPEHVAAVENRGLVTVTALLFFVGFGIKSAVFPMYFWLPSSYHTPPSAIGAVFGGLLTKMGVYSMIRVFTVVFEPDDFMLQVFVVIAILTMISGALGVINKRNIRRILSYFIVCHIGYLIAGIGIYTELAFVGVVFYLIHDVIVKSNFFMMNGLIQKIRETQDIYRLGGFYKDYPKLSIVFAVILFSLAGIPPLSGFWPKIMLFQEAFKQESYVLLGTMIFASFITLFIVARIWSEVFWKDLPKPNGEEVDHFAPFHRRGQLALVLPVVGLAIVSLLIGFKASFVFEVAERVAHELKNPSIYIDSVMHHLK from the coding sequence ATGATTTCGAACTTTATACTAGCTCCCATATTTACACATATGTTAACAGCAATTGTATTATTATTCTTTTGGAAAAATGTACAAGCACAAAAAACAGTGAGTGTAATAGGTAACATAATTGGCTTCTTTGTAAGTTGGAGATTGTTTGCTTTGATTTGGGAGAATGGAAATATAACAATGCAAATGGGAGGTTGGCAAGCCCCATTTGGAATTACCTTTGTAGGTGATACTCTTAGTGCAACGATGGTTATGCTTACAGCTATTGTATCATTAGCAGTAGGAGTGTATTCTACTGCTGCGACTAATATTAGTCGTATACGTTATGGACATTTTTTTATCTATCATTTCTTGATTATGGGATTGATGGGAGCTTTTTTAACAGGTGATATCTTTAACCTATATGTATGGTTTGAGGTTGTGATTATTTCTTCATTTGTCTTGTTGACATTAGGAGGAAAGAAGCTACAGATGGAAGGAGCGGTAAAATATGTTACAATGAATATGTTAGCATCAGCTATATTTCTAACAGCTATTGGTATATTATATGGTATCACAGGAAGTTTAAATATTGCTGATTTACCTGAGCACGTTGCTGCAGTAGAGAATAGAGGATTGGTCACTGTGACGGCCTTATTATTCTTTGTGGGGTTTGGTATTAAATCAGCGGTATTCCCTATGTATTTTTGGTTGCCATCTTCTTATCATACTCCACCGTCTGCTATTGGAGCGGTCTTTGGAGGGTTGTTGACTAAGATGGGAGTGTACTCTATGATTAGAGTATTTACAGTGGTTTTTGAACCAGATGATTTTATGTTACAAGTATTCGTAGTCATAGCTATCCTAACGATGATAAGTGGTGCTTTAGGTGTAATCAATAAGCGTAATATTAGAAGAATCTTGTCATATTTTATCGTGTGTCATATTGGGTACTTAATAGCAGGTATAGGAATATATACAGAATTAGCTTTTGTAGGAGTTGTCTTTTATTTGATTCATGATGTTATTGTAAAAAGTAATTTCTTTATGATGAATGGGCTTATACAGAAGATTCGCGAAACACAAGATATTTATCGATTAGGCGGATTTTATAAAGATTATCCTAAGCTATCTATCGTATTTGCCGTTATCTTATTTTCATTAGCAGGTATTCCTCCTTTATCTGGTTTTTGGCCTAAGATTATGTTGTTTCAGGAAGCATTTAAGCAGGAAAGTTATGTGTTATTAGGAACGATGATATTTGCGAGTTTTATAACATTATTCATTGTAGCTCGTATTTGGTCAGAGGTGTTTTGGAAGGATTTACCTAAGCCCAATGGAGAGGAAGTTGATCACTTTGCTCCTTTTCACAGGAGAGGACAGTTAGCTTTAGTATTGCCTGTTGTAGGTCTTGCTATAGTATCATTGTTGATAGGATTTAAAGCATCATTCGTTTTCGAAGTAGCAGAACGTGTAGCGCATGAGTTAAAGAATCCTTCGATTTATATAGATTCAGTAATGCATCATTTAAAATAG
- a CDS encoding Na+/H+ antiporter subunit C translates to MELLLVVLVGVLYSAGIYLILRRSMVKLLLGFMMLGNGANILIFLMGELTKGKAPIINGENIHFTDAYADPVPQALILTAIVISFGLTAFAIILLKKVHETTGTDDLDSLNIQDLDI, encoded by the coding sequence ATGGAATTACTTTTAGTGGTATTAGTAGGGGTCTTATATTCTGCAGGTATTTATTTGATATTGCGAAGAAGCATGGTCAAGTTATTATTGGGGTTTATGATGTTAGGTAATGGAGCTAATATTCTGATTTTTTTGATGGGGGAACTTACTAAAGGTAAGGCTCCTATTATAAATGGAGAGAATATACACTTTACAGATGCCTATGCAGACCCTGTGCCGCAAGCATTAATATTGACAGCTATCGTAATTAGTTTTGGGTTAACTGCCTTTGCAATTATATTGTTGAAGAAAGTACACGAAACTACAGGAACGGATGATTTGGATTCACTTAATATACAAGATTTAGATATATGA
- a CDS encoding Na+/H+ antiporter subunit E, whose product MLKYFILNLLLMFVWVALTGQLNYSNFIFGSVAGFFILWMLTRRSRDKDKEYFYRVPKILIFILYFLYDMMEANLRVAIDVMTPKYHTTPGIIKYHLDAKTDFEITMLTNIIALTPGTMVIDIAEDKSYVYIHTMYLTDKKKFIKNLKKRTETKLLEILR is encoded by the coding sequence ATGTTAAAGTATTTTATACTTAATTTATTATTAATGTTTGTCTGGGTAGCATTAACTGGGCAATTAAATTACTCCAATTTTATTTTTGGGAGTGTAGCAGGATTCTTTATATTATGGATGCTAACACGTCGCTCTCGTGATAAAGATAAGGAGTACTTCTATCGTGTACCTAAGATATTGATCTTTATCTTATACTTTTTGTATGATATGATGGAGGCGAACTTAAGAGTAGCGATAGATGTAATGACACCTAAATATCATACTACACCGGGTATAATCAAATATCACTTAGATGCTAAGACTGATTTTGAGATCACAATGTTGACTAATATTATCGCATTGACGCCTGGAACTATGGTGATTGATATAGCTGAAGATAAGAGTTATGTATACATTCATACGATGTATCTAACAGATAAAAAGAAGTTCATCAAGAACTTAAAGAAAAGAACGGAGACTAAACTATTAGAGATATTGCGATGA
- a CDS encoding YjjG family noncanonical pyrimidine nucleotidase produces MGVKSLTSKTDIFFDLDHTLWDFEKNSALAFNDVIEELKLPFSTESFLSHYVAINNMYWDQYSLNQVTKEELRIGRIRDTFAKLGYQSTAEEMLKMGDDYLKAMPNHNYLFDGAIEVLDYLQEKYKLHIITNGFDEVQTKKLDRSGISGYFKTVTNSEMAGVSKPNPEIFNYALDKAKVKVGESVMIGDNFLADIEGALGVGMDAIYYSQSKDKVIPQIYHVQKLIELKDLL; encoded by the coding sequence ATGGGAGTAAAAAGCTTAACCAGTAAGACAGATATCTTCTTTGATCTAGATCATACCCTTTGGGACTTTGAGAAGAATTCTGCTTTAGCTTTTAATGATGTTATTGAGGAGTTGAAATTACCGTTTAGCACAGAGTCATTCTTAAGCCACTATGTTGCAATTAATAATATGTATTGGGATCAATATAGTTTAAACCAAGTTACAAAAGAAGAATTACGTATCGGTAGAATTAGAGATACATTTGCTAAGTTAGGATATCAGTCTACGGCAGAAGAAATGTTAAAGATGGGAGATGATTATTTAAAAGCAATGCCTAATCACAATTACCTTTTTGATGGTGCAATAGAAGTATTAGATTACCTGCAAGAGAAGTATAAGCTTCATATCATCACGAATGGATTTGATGAAGTGCAGACTAAGAAGTTAGATCGTTCAGGTATATCAGGATACTTTAAGACAGTGACTAATTCTGAAATGGCAGGAGTGAGTAAACCTAATCCAGAGATATTTAACTATGCTTTAGATAAGGCAAAGGTAAAAGTAGGAGAATCTGTAATGATAGGAGATAATTTCCTAGCAGATATAGAAGGTGCATTAGGAGTGGGAATGGATGCTATCTATTACAGTCAATCAAAAGATAAAGTAATACCACAGATTTATCACGTACAGAAACTAATAGAATTAAAAGA
- the radC gene encoding RadC family protein, protein MDNQKITIKQWAEDDRPREKLMLKGKTILSDAELLAILIGSGHRDESAVDLCKRILATYNNNLSVLAKQNIAKLTAFKGIGEAKAISIIAALEIGQRRRLSERIEDPMINSSSDVFEIMNPVIGDLEHEEFWVLYLNNSNKVKSKFSLSKGGITCTVVDVRLLFQTALEQKAVGIILVHNHPSGKVKPSDADIQITKKIKEGGKIMDIHLLDHLIITEYSYYSFADEGIL, encoded by the coding sequence ATGGACAACCAAAAGATTACAATAAAACAGTGGGCTGAAGATGATAGGCCTCGTGAAAAGTTAATGCTTAAAGGAAAGACTATTTTAAGTGATGCCGAGTTATTGGCTATCTTGATAGGATCAGGACATAGGGATGAGTCTGCTGTAGATTTGTGTAAACGGATACTGGCTACTTATAATAATAACTTAAGTGTATTAGCTAAACAGAATATCGCTAAACTTACTGCTTTTAAGGGAATAGGGGAAGCTAAGGCAATCTCTATTATCGCAGCTTTAGAAATAGGACAGCGCAGGAGATTAAGTGAGAGAATAGAAGATCCAATGATTAACTCTAGCAGTGATGTATTTGAGATAATGAATCCGGTGATAGGTGATTTAGAACACGAAGAGTTTTGGGTACTTTATCTCAATAATTCGAATAAGGTTAAGTCTAAATTCTCATTGAGTAAAGGCGGGATAACATGTACAGTAGTAGATGTACGACTTTTATTTCAGACAGCATTAGAACAGAAAGCTGTGGGAATTATCTTAGTACATAATCATCCTAGTGGTAAGGTGAAACCTAGTGATGCAGATATTCAAATTACCAAGAAGATAAAGGAAGGTGGAAAGATTATGGATATTCACCTCTTAGATCATTTAATCATCACAGAATATAGTTACTACAGTTTTGCTGATGAAGGAATTTTATAA
- a CDS encoding UDP-N-acetylmuramate--L-alanine ligase, translating into MRIHFIAIGGSAMHNLALALHAKGDIVTGSDDTIFEPSKSRLAAKGLLPKEEGWYPEKITNDIDVIILGMHAKGDNPELIKAKELGLTIYSYPEFIYEHSKNKTRVVIGGSHGKTTITSMILHVMHYHNVEVDYLVGAQLEGFDRMVNLTSDNEFMLIEGDEYLSSALDLRPKFHIYQPNIALLSGIAWDHINVFPTFDNYVDQFKIFIDKIVNGGILVYNEEDPIVAKLAEETVNPIRKIPYGTPSFTIDNEKTYLDTNDGPMPLEVFGKHNLSNISGAKWICQNMGIDEEDFYEAIASFKGASKRLEKLVETDSTVIYKDFAHSPSKVKATTEAVKAQYPSKKVIACLELHTYSSLNSAFLSQYEGALDKADEAVVFYSLDALKIKNMPEISQEQMQAAFKREGLATYTNASDFKSYLDQLDLANSVLLFMSSGNYGGLDMQAFSDNIKNK; encoded by the coding sequence ATGCGTATACATTTTATCGCAATAGGAGGAAGTGCAATGCACAATTTAGCATTAGCTCTACATGCTAAAGGAGATATAGTGACAGGTAGTGATGATACTATCTTTGAACCATCTAAGTCTAGATTAGCCGCTAAAGGATTATTACCTAAAGAAGAAGGATGGTATCCGGAGAAGATAACAAATGATATAGATGTTATTATACTGGGTATGCATGCTAAAGGAGATAATCCTGAGTTGATTAAGGCCAAGGAATTAGGTTTGACTATATACTCATATCCAGAGTTTATTTATGAGCATTCTAAGAATAAGACTCGTGTAGTTATCGGTGGTTCACATGGCAAGACTACGATTACTTCTATGATCTTACACGTGATGCATTATCATAATGTAGAGGTAGATTATCTTGTAGGAGCACAGTTAGAAGGATTTGACCGTATGGTTAATCTAACTTCTGATAATGAGTTTATGTTGATCGAGGGGGATGAGTATTTATCATCAGCTCTAGATCTTAGACCTAAGTTTCACATCTACCAACCTAATATAGCTTTGTTAAGTGGTATCGCTTGGGATCACATTAATGTATTCCCAACGTTTGATAACTATGTAGACCAATTCAAGATTTTTATAGATAAGATAGTTAACGGAGGTATTCTTGTATATAATGAGGAAGATCCTATCGTAGCTAAGTTAGCAGAAGAGACTGTTAATCCTATCAGAAAGATACCTTATGGGACTCCATCATTTACAATTGATAATGAGAAAACGTACTTAGACACTAATGATGGACCTATGCCATTAGAAGTATTCGGTAAGCATAACTTGAGCAACATCAGTGGTGCGAAGTGGATTTGTCAGAATATGGGAATAGATGAAGAGGATTTCTATGAAGCGATAGCATCATTCAAAGGAGCGTCTAAGCGATTAGAAAAATTAGTAGAAACGGATAGTACTGTTATCTATAAAGATTTTGCTCATTCACCTAGTAAAGTGAAAGCGACTACTGAGGCAGTGAAAGCGCAATATCCAAGTAAGAAAGTTATAGCATGTCTTGAACTGCATACTTATAGCAGTCTTAACTCTGCATTCTTATCTCAATATGAAGGCGCATTAGACAAGGCTGATGAAGCTGTAGTGTTCTACTCATTAGATGCATTAAAGATTAAAAATATGCCAGAGATTTCTCAAGAGCAAATGCAAGCTGCATTTAAACGAGAGGGACTAGCGACTTATACAAATGCAAGTGATTTTAAGAGCTACCTAGATCAACTAGATTTAGCTAACTCAGTATTATTATTTATGAGTTCAGGTAACTATGGCGGACTTGATATGCAAGCTTTTAGTGATAACATAAAGAATAAGTAA